The Sphingobacteriales bacterium nucleotide sequence TAGATTAACTTTTCCAGATATCGAAATTATATTATCTACACGTGAAAGAGCAGAATTTAGAGATATTGCAATGCCTTATGGTATTACAACAATGAGTGCAGGCAGCAAAACAGCACCAGGCGAATATCATCAGCAAGAAGATAGTCTACAACAATTTGAAATAAGTGATGATAGAACGCCAAATGAAGTAGCAATACTTATCAATCATTCAGGACTAGAAGTTATATGGAAAGATTGGGATTATTGTTTGGTGTAATTTTATATTATTCATATCTTAAAGCTTCAATTGGATCAAGTTTCGATGCTTTTATCGCAGGATAAATTCCAGATATAATTCCTACAATAATACAAAAACCAATTCCTAAACTTATCCAATTCCAAGGTATAATAAAAGTACCACCTATCATTAACGAAACCATGTTGCCTACAGTTACACCAAGTATTACGCCTAAAATTCCACCAAGAAGACAGATAACTATTGCCTCTAGCAAAAATTGAGTCATTATGTTTTTATTGTTTGCACCAATTGCTTTTAATGTGCCAATTTCTTTTGTTCTTTCAGTAACACTCACAAGCATAATATTCATAAGTCCAACTGCTGCGCCAAATAATGTAATGATTCCAATTATAAAGCCAGCTAATGTAGCCATACTCATTTTTTCAACAAACATACCAGAAATGCTATCACTTTTTAAAATATCAAAATTGTTTTCTTGGTTTGGTCTTAGTTTTCTTACATTTCTCATAATAATTGTAGATGCATCAACAGCAACACCAAGGCTATCGTCTTTATTGCCTTTGATGCTAATCACATAAGATGGGTCACCATAGGCAAAATCTCGTTTTGCTTTTTTTAATGTTGTTAAAACGATATTGTCTGTGGTAATAAAACTCGAACCTTTTTCATTTAATACACCAATTACAAAATATTTTATATCATTTATTTTAATTGCATTATTGTTGATAGTGTAATTGCTTCCAAATAATTTTTTTGCAACAGAATAACCAAGTATAGCTACATTCATTCCAGATTTTAATTCTTTAGTATTGAAATTTCTTCCTTTTATAATATTGTAACCTTCAGTACTAATGTAATTTTCATCAGTACCAAGTATCATAATGTTTGGACTTGTTTTAACGTTTTTATATTTAACTGTGGCAGCTTGTGTTGCTAAATATTGGATAGAACAATCTAAGTCTTTCGCATGTTCTTTAAATGTAATAGCTTCAAGGTAAGTAATATTTCTGTATACTTTTGGTGCTACATTGTCGCCATCCAAATTAAAGCCAAGACTTTTATTTCTTATCTTAAATGTGTTTGCGCCCATTGCACTAAAACTATTTGAAAGATAAATTTTTAAACCATCTACAGATGTAAGTATGCAAACCAATGCCATAATGCCAATGCCAATAATACTACACGTAATGATTGTTCGTACAATATTTGTTTTTATTGCTTGGAAAGATATTTTAATTGTGTCTAAAATTACCACTTGCCAAATGTAAGTATTTTTTACATTTCTTAATTGTGTCTACCTTAATTTAATTAATAATTGAGTACTAAAATTTGGGTATTTTTGTAGTATTGTTTGTATAATATTATATAATATATTACTTTTAAAAAAAATAAGATGATGAAGAAAATGTTCTTTTTATTGATGTTGTTTGTGATTAAAATAAGCAATGCACAAGATAAATTAGTAGATTTTAATAGCAATACAATATTGGTTAAAATTATAGAAGTTGGAGATGATTATATTCTATTTAAAAAATATGATAATCTTGAAGGGCCAGATTATAAAGAAAGTAAATCAAATTATTCAACAGTAGTATTTGAAAATGGGAAAGTAGAAGTACTTAATAAAAAATATGTAGGTAAAAAAGATAAATCAAACAGACCTAGATTTAAATTAGTTAATAACTTTAAATACAATACAATAGAACTAGACCTTCTGGCATTTTACACAAATGATGTGCTTGTACAATATACAAGATTTTTAAAGAAAAAAAATATAGCAATCACCATTCCATTCAGAGCTGGATGGATTAGAAACAGATACAATGGTATTTATCTAATCGATTTGCCAAATTATTATCCAGAAAGTTATTATAACAACAGTAGTAGTTATTATTATTACGACAATTATAATTATAAAAAATCACATGGATATAAATTTTTAACTGGTGCAAATTTCAAGTTTTTCTGGAGAGATAAATATAAAGTAAGAGGCTATGCTGGACCAGAATTTATTGTCGGTTTTTTGAGCACTAAGGCATCAAATTATAATTATAGTTATTATGGAAATGGTTCTTATTATCAATATAGATATACAAAAGGCTTTATTGGCTTGATGGGAACTGTAGGTATGATAGCTCAACCAACAAATATGCTTAGCTTTAAATTAGAATGGGCAGGTGGTTTTGTTGGAGTATTAGGAAAAAAGAATATAAGCTACAGTAATTCATATTATAGTTATAATTTTTACAATCAAAAAGTAAGAGGAATTGGTAGAATGACGTTTAGTATAGGATTCAATTTCTAGGCTACTAATCTACGAAAGGCAATACTTTTGGTCCTTGTGCATTTACTTTGCTCACATATACTTCAGACTTAATACCCAAATTATTCATGACTGCTTTCATAGCATCGCCAACTTGGTGTGCAACGTCTTTGCCTTTGCACAGTGCAAATACACTTGGGCCACTTCCACTAATGCTACTACCTAATGCACCATTTTCTATGGCAGCATTTTTCATATCATAAAATCCAGGAATTAATTTGCTTCTGTATGGTTCTGCAATATAGTCTATTAAGCTTCTTCCAATTAAATCATAATCACCACGCAATAAACCTATCATTAAACCACCAACATTGGCACTTTGACGTAATGAATGTGCTAATGATATATCTTTTGGTAATATTTCTCTTGCTTCTTTAGTTAATACAATCACATCTGGATTGATAACGGCACACCATAATTCTTCTGGAACAGGAATTTGAATGATGTCTAATGGTTCGTAGCTTCTTACTAAAATGAAGACACCAAACAAACTTGCTGCTACATTGTCTGCAATGGCTGCATCACAAGCTGCTTTTTCAGCATCAATTAAAAATGGAAGCATTTCATTTTTTGTCAATTTTTCATTGCATAGCATATTTATAGCATATACACCAGCTACTGCACTAGCTGCACTACTACCTAAACCACTTCCACTTGGCATCATTTTTTTAAGCCAAATTTTGCAACCAAAATCAACATTGATGTAATCTAAATATTCTTGAATAGCTACTGTTGCAGAGTTTTTTAGTGGATTTCTTGGTAATACACCACCATCGCCTTCTATGTCTACGATTTCTACGCCTTTTTCTGCTTTAATTTCCATTATCAACTCATCACCTGGTTTTTCGATTGCAAAACCTAAAACATCAAAACCACATGCTACATTTGCTACTGTTGCTGGTGCGAAAACTCTAATTTTATCTCCAATTTTCATTTTATTTCCTTCAATCTTATATCAATTAATTGGCTAAATAATTGCCTAAACTAATTATTTCTGCAAATACGCCAGCTGCAGTTACTTCTGCTCCAGCACCTGGTCCTTTTACTACTAATGGGTTGTTTTTATATCTATCTGTTGTAAATACTATCATGTTGTCACTACCATTCAAATTGTAAAATGGATGTTGAGTATCTACTTCTTTTAGAGCAATTTCTACTTTGTTGTTTTCAATAATTGCCATGTATCTAAGCACTTTGTCTTTTTTCTCAGCTTTAGATTTTAGTTTTTCATACAATTCATCTAACTCTGTTAGTTTTTGCATAAAACTCTTTAAATCTAAACTTCTTAATTCTTTTGGTACTAAATTTTCTACTTTAATTTGTTCAAGCTCCAATTGGCTACCACATTCTCTTGAAAGTATAAGTGCTTTTCTTGCAACATCCAATCCACTCAAATCATCTCTTGGATCTGGTTCTGTAAATCCTTTTTCTTTTATACAATGTTAGAAAATAATGCATCACCTTTATAATTATTAAAAATATAAGAAAGTGTGCCAGAAAGTACAGCTTCAATTTTTAGAATTCTATCGCCAGAGTTTAATAGTGCATGTAATGTATTGATGATTGGTAAGCCAGCACCAACATTGGTTTCATACATAAATCTTGAGTTCGATTTTTTTGCTGTTTCTCTCAATGCAACATATTTTGCATAAGAAAGTGTATTTGCAATTTTATTTGGCGTTACAATAGATATGCTTTTCTTTAATATTTTTTCGTAATGTTCTACATAAGCTTTGTTTGATGAGCAATCTACTAAAATTGAATTTGCAAAGTTTAATTCAATTATTCTATTGATAAATGTATTTGTATTTGCGTCTTCTTTTTGTTCTTCAATCGTTGCTTGTATATTATTTATGTTGATGCCATTGCTATCAATAACCATTTGTTTAGAATTGATGATTCCAATCAAATTAATTTTTACATTTTTCTCTTTTTCTAAGTATTGTTGTTGTTGGTGTAATTGTTTTATCAATGTACTTCCAATTAGTCCTGTGTAGCCAACTAAGAAAATATTGATTGATTGTTTGTCTTGAATAAAAAAGATTTCGTGCAGTGCGTTTAATGCTTTTGCTTCATTGTATCTATCGATTACAGCAGTGATATTTAATTCTGATGAACCTTGTGCAATTGCTTTAACATTGATGCCATTTTTTCCTAATGCTTTAAACATTTTTGCAGAAACGCCTGGTACACTGTTCATGTTTTCGCCAATTACTGCAATAATTGTTTTATCTAATTCTATTACTAATGGTTGTATATATTTATTTTGAATTTCATATTTGAATTCTTCTTCAACAGCTTTTTGGCATTTTTTTACATCATTTGGTAGTACACCAAAGCAAATCGAATGTTCTGATGAGCCTTGTGTAAGGAAAATTATATTTACACCAGCTCTTGAAAATGCACCAAATAATCTTGATGCTATTCCAATCACACCTACCATTCCTGTACCTTCCATTCTTAATAATGCAATGTCAGAAATAGATGAAATGCCTTTGATAATATTGCTTGACTTGCCTGTGTTTTTAGAAATATACGTGCCTGGGTGTTCTGGATTAAAAGTATTTTTAATAATAATAGGAATGCCTTTTACATAAGCTGGTTGAATTGTAGGTGGATAAATTACCTTAGCACCAAAGTGTGATAATTCCATAGCTTCTTTATAACTTAAAGTAGGAATAGTAAGTGCCTGCTCAACTCTTCTTGGGTCTGCTGTAAGTACACCATTTACATCTGTCCAAATTTCTATTGAATCTACTTTTAGTGCTGCACCAAAAATTGCTGCAGTATAGTCTGAGCCACCTCTGCCTAACGTTGTAATGTTATCATGCTCATCTGTGCCAATAAAACCTGTGACAACAGCAGTGCCGTGTATATTGTCAAAATATTCAATGATATTTTTATTAGTTCTATCGAAATTTACTTTTGCAGATAAATAATTGCTGTCAGTTTTTATTAATTGCGTAGCATTTACATAAATACCTTTTAATCCAACTTCTTTCAATGCACCAGCAATGATAAAACATGATAATCTTTCTCCAAAACTCACCAGTCTTGCTAATGTTTTGTCCGACAGTTCGCCTAATAAATGTATGCCACCAAGTATGTTTTCTACTCTTTGTAAGCCTTCTTCTAGTTCTTCTACTAATGCTGGTTTTATTGTTTTTTTAGTAATTAAAGCATGAATAGCATCTAGATGTCTTGCTTTAATGTTTTCTAATATTTCAGTATAAGTATTGTCTCTCTTTTCTGCTAATTTTCCAGCATTAATGAGTTGGTCTGTTATTTTGGTAAAAGCAGAACATACAAGTACAACTTCGTTGCCTTGTTTTTTCTCTTTTTTTATGATTTCAATAATTTTTCTGATGTTTTCTACAGAACCTACAGACGTTCCTCCAAACTTTAGTATCTTCATAAATATTTTAACTTAATTTGCTTAAATTTGCGTTACTTCAAAAGTAATAAATAGAATGCTAATATTTATGCATACCTTAGTGAATTAAATTAATTTAAAATTAAATGTTGAGGTTTTTATATACTTTATACAGTATTTGGCTTGCGGTCTCATTTTTTTTAATGACACCATTCATGTTGCTTTTTTTTATTTTATGTAAAATATTTGTGCCATACAAACATCAAATAAAAGTAGTGTACTATATTAATCGTACTTTTTTCTTTTTTTGGTCTGCATTTACAGCAATTAGATACAAAATAAAAGGAATAGAATATGTTGATAAAAAACAGACGTACATATGTGTATTAAATCATACAAATTCTGCTGATATGATAGCTGCTGCGTATGGTGGCAGAGTGTATGCAAAGCCATTAATCAAAAGAGAATTAACATTGATACCATTTTTAGGTCAAATCTTCAAATTAAGTTGTATCGCTGTAGATAGAAGCAGCTCTGAAGCAAGAAAACAGAGTAAAGAAAATATGTTAAGTGATTTAAATAAAGGAATTTCTATGCTTATTTTTCCCGAAGGAACTAGAAATAGAACAGGCAAGCCATTGAAGGAATTTTTTGATGGTGCATTTGATATTGCTGTAAGTGCAAATTTACCAGTAATTCCTATGGTATTTACAAATATAAAAAAAATAAATCCAAGACATGACTTGGTATTTAAGCCAGAAACTTTGGAAGTTAATCATCTAGAACCAATTTTTCCTGATGGAAACGATGAGTTGGCTGTGCAAACTTTAAAAGAAAAAACATTCAAAGCAATGTGGAATTTTTTAGTGATGCATGATGAAGGATTTAAAAATTTTGAATTAATATGAGTGTCGGAATTAGTTATTTGTCTGTTGTGCCTATACGTGCAACACCTTCAGATAAAGCTGAGTTAGTTAGTCAGCTATTATTTGGTGAAACATTTGACATTATAGAACAGCAAGAAAAATGGACTAAGATTAGATTGCACCATGATGCATATGAAGGTTGGATTGATAATAAACAATATCAATTGGTTGATAAATTAAATAGTAATAAATTTGTTGTAGATAAAAACTTATTATATAAAAATAAAATTTATTATACAATGGGCAGTTTTGTTGATTTTGACATTAAAAAAAAGCAACAAAATTCAATTATTTCTACTGCAAAACAACTACTAAATGTTCCGTATTTGTGGGGCGGTCGTTCTATTTTTGGTATTGATTGTTCTGGATTTGTGCAGATTGTTTATCGTGTAAATGGAATTAATTTGCCACGTGATGCCTATCAGCAAGCAGAAGTAGGTGAGTTGGTAGATATTGAAAATGCTAAAACTAATGACCTAGCATATTTTGCCAACGATGCTGGTAAAATAATACATGTAGGTATTGTAATTAGAAATAGAAATTCGATAAAAATCATTCATGCATCAGGCAAAGTAAGAATAGATATTTTAAACAAAAAAGGCATCTATAATGAAGAAACTAAGACGTATTCACATCAATTACATAGCATAAAAAGAATTGAGAAGTGACTATGATAAGTCAGTCAAACTTTTCTCTAAAGTATTTAATTTAGATTGTCCATCTTCTAATTTCTTTCTTTCGTTTTCTATTATTTCTGGCTTAGCATTTTGTACGAATTTTTCATTGCTTAATTTTTTCTCAATGCTTGCAATAAAACCTTTGTAATACTCAATTTCTTTTTCTATTTTTTGTTTTTCTTCTGCTGTATTTACTTGAATTCCTGTAATGATGTATAATTTGTCTTTGTCAATAAGTTGTGATACACTATTGGCAACTTCTGATGATGTGAATTGTATTGGATTGATGTTTGCCAGTTTTACTAATGCTGCTTCATATTCTTTGTAGAATGATGCGTCTTCGCATTGTACTTGTACATCTATCACATGTTTTGGCGATAGTCCATTTCTATTTCTTACGTCTCTGATTGCTGCAATAAATTGCTTTGCTTTTTCGCCTTTCGCTATTTCTTTTTCATTAATATTTCCAGCACTTGGGTATGTTGCAACAATAATATCAGTATTGTTTTCATTTAATAAATGATAGATTTCTTCAGTAACAAATGGCATAAATGGATGCATTAATTTCATTAATTGCTCAAAATATGCAATAGTTTTTTGGTATGTATTTTTGTCTATTTTTTCGCCAAATGGTGGCTTTACATATTCCAAATACCAAGAGCAAAAATCATCCCAAATAAAACTATAAAGTGTTGTTAGTACTTCTGATAAACGATATTGTTCGTATAGTTTATTGGTGGTTTCAATGGTTTGATTTAATTTATTTTCAAACCATGTAAATGCTGATTGATTTAGGATTTGTGAAGTAGAATGTTCATTATCTATTTCCCAACCTTTTACTAATCGCAAAGCATTCCATATTTTATTGGTGAAGTTTCTACCTTGCTCACAAGATTTTTCATCAAATAATAAATCGTTTCCAGCAGGCGAGGAGAATAGCATTCCAGTGCGCACACCATCAGCACCATATTTGTCAATCAAATCAATTGGGTCAGGCGAGTTGCCTAATGATTTAGACATTTTTCTGCCTTGTTTGTCACGAACAATTCCTGTTAGATATACATTTCTAAAAGGTTTCTCATTTCGGTATTCATATCCAGCAATAATCATACGTGCAACCCAAAAGAATAAAATTTCTGGTGCAGTAACTAAATCATTAGTTGGATAATAATAATTGATATCTTTTCCGTTTGGTTCTTTAAATCCATCGAAAACAGATATTGGCCATAGCCAAGATGAGAACCAAGTATCTAATACATCTTCATCTTGTTTTAGATTTGATGTGTTTGAATTCGGATTTTTTTCTAAATATATTTTTAATGCTTCATCATGTGTTTTTGCTACTACATGGTTTCCTTTATCATCATACCAAGCAGGAATTTGATGTCCCCACCATAATTGTC carries:
- a CDS encoding ABC transporter permease; translation: MVILDTIKISFQAIKTNIVRTIITCSIIGIGIMALVCILTSVDGLKIYLSNSFSAMGANTFKIRNKSLGFNLDGDNVAPKVYRNITYLEAITFKEHAKDLDCSIQYLATQAATVKYKNVKTSPNIMILGTDENYISTEGYNIIKGRNFNTKELKSGMNVAILGYSVAKKLFGSNYTINNNAIKINDIKYFVIGVLNEKGSSFITTDNIVLTTLKKAKRDFAYGDPSYVISIKGNKDDSLGVAVDASTIIMRNVRKLRPNQENNFDILKSDSISGMFVEKMSMATLAGFIIGIITLFGAAVGLMNIMLVSVTERTKEIGTLKAIGANNKNIMTQFLLEAIVICLLGGILGVILGVTVGNMVSLMIGGTFIIPWNWISLGIGFCIIVGIISGIYPAIKASKLDPIEALRYE
- a CDS encoding homoserine kinase, whose translation is MKIGDKIRVFAPATVANVACGFDVLGFAIEKPGDELIMEIKAEKGVEIVDIEGDGGVLPRNPLKNSATVAIQEYLDYINVDFGCKIWLKKMMPSGSGLGSSAASAVAGVYAINMLCNEKLTKNEMLPFLIDAEKAACDAAIADNVAASLFGVFILVRSYEPLDIIQIPVPEELWCAVINPDVIVLTKEAREILPKDISLAHSLRQSANVGGLMIGLLRGDYDLIGRSLIDYIAEPYRSKLIPGFYDMKNAAIENGALGSSISGSGPSVFALCKGKDVAHQVGDAMKAVMNNLGIKSEVYVSKVNAQGPKVLPFVD
- a CDS encoding 1-acyl-sn-glycerol-3-phosphate acyltransferase — protein: MLLFFILCKIFVPYKHQIKVVYYINRTFFFFWSAFTAIRYKIKGIEYVDKKQTYICVLNHTNSADMIAAAYGGRVYAKPLIKRELTLIPFLGQIFKLSCIAVDRSSSEARKQSKENMLSDLNKGISMLIFPEGTRNRTGKPLKEFFDGAFDIAVSANLPVIPMVFTNIKKINPRHDLVFKPETLEVNHLEPIFPDGNDELAVQTLKEKTFKAMWNFLVMHDEGFKNFELI
- a CDS encoding C40 family peptidase, translating into MSVGISYLSVVPIRATPSDKAELVSQLLFGETFDIIEQQEKWTKIRLHHDAYEGWIDNKQYQLVDKLNSNKFVVDKNLLYKNKIYYTMGSFVDFDIKKKQQNSIISTAKQLLNVPYLWGGRSIFGIDCSGFVQIVYRVNGINLPRDAYQQAEVGELVDIENAKTNDLAYFANDAGKIIHVGIVIRNRNSIKIIHASGKVRIDILNKKGIYNEETKTYSHQLHSIKRIEK
- a CDS encoding valine--tRNA ligase, with protein sequence MELPKNINQNEIEQKWYKHWMEKGYFHSEPDEREPYTIVIPPPNVTGVLHMGHMLNNTIQDVLIRRARMQGKNACWVPGTDHASIATEAKVVALLKEKGIEKKDLSRKEFLEHAWEWKSKYGGIILKQLEKLGASCDWERTKFTMDDSLSDAVIEVFIDLYNKGKIYRGVRMVNWDPKGKTAVSDEEVIHKEVNSKLYYIKYFIADENNQATDEYITVATTRPETLFGDTAVCVHPDDERYKHLKEKKAILPLLNKIIPVIFDDYIDIEFGTGALKVTPAHDINDYNLGIKHNLEVIDILNDDGTLSEKAQLYIGEDRFAARKKVAIELEEKNHLLKIEDIKNKVGYSERTDAVIEPKLSMQWFLKMEELAQPALKSVMDDEIKLMPEKFKNTYKHWMENVHDWCISRQLWWGHQIPAWYDDKGNHVVAKTHDEALKIYLEKNPNSNTSNLKQDEDVLDTWFSSWLWPISVFDGFKEPNGKDINYYYPTNDLVTAPEILFFWVARMIIAGYEYRNEKPFRNVYLTGIVRDKQGRKMSKSLGNSPDPIDLIDKYGADGVRTGMLFSSPAGNDLLFDEKSCEQGRNFTNKIWNALRLVKGWEIDNEHSTSQILNQSAFTWFENKLNQTIETTNKLYEQYRLSEVLTTLYSFIWDDFCSWYLEYVKPPFGEKIDKNTYQKTIAYFEQLMKLMHPFMPFVTEEIYHLLNENNTDIIVATYPSAGNINEKEIAKGEKAKQFIAAIRDVRNRNGLSPKHVIDVQVQCEDASFYKEYEAALVKLANINPIQFTSSEVANSVSQLIDKDKLYIITGIQVNTAEEKQKIEKEIEYYKGFIASIEKKLSNEKFVQNAKPEIIENERKKLEDGQSKLNTLEKSLTDLS